AAACCAACTGGTCGCGCGGGACATCGACCTCTTGGCAATACTCGCGGAATACCACGCCATTTCGGTTTATGTCAGCATCACCACCCTCGACCCCGGACTTCGCTCGCGGCTCGAACCTCGCACTTCGCCGCCCGCAGGACGACTGGCGGCCATCCGCGCGCTTCGCAAGGCAGGCATTCCCGTCGGGGTGCTGACCGCTCCCATCATCCCCGGATTGAACGACTCCGAAATCCCCGCCATCCTCAACGCGGCGGCCGAAGCCGGCGCTTCCTTCGCATCCTACACCCTCCTCCGCCTCCCCCTCGCGGTGAAACCCATTTTTCTCGAATGGCTCGACCGCGCGGCGCCTCTCGGAAAGAACAAGATTCTGGCCAACCTCCGCGATGTCCGCGATGGACACTTGAATTCCAGCGAGTTTGGAGAACGCATGCGAGGAACAGGTCCCGCCGCACAACGCCTCCGCGACTGGTTCCGCATCTCGCGGACTCGCTCGGGACTTGCCCCTCGCGGACCCGAACTCTCCTCCGCATCCTTTCAGGTCCCTCCGCGAGTGCTCAAATCGCTCCGGGAATCCAAAGGCCAGTTGGAACTTTTCTAGGACTCATCGTGCGCCTCTTCGACGCCCACAATCACCTCCAGGACGATCGACTGGCGCCCCATCGTGACGCCATCATTCGCGAAACACGCGCCGCCGGAGTTCAAGCCATGGTGGTCAATGGTTCATGCGAGAAAGATTGGCCGCTCGTCGCCCGCTTGGCCCAAGAGAATTCGGGATGGGTTCTCCCGTCGTTTGGATATCATCCGTGGTCCATCCACGAGAGAACTCCGGAATGGAAGGCCGTGCTCCAGCAGCAACTGGAGTCCACGCCTGGAGGAATCGGCGAAATCGGACTGGATCGCTGGAAAACCGGGCTCGACTATGCCGGACAAGAACCGGTCTTCCTTGAACAACTGGCGCTCGCCGCCGACCGCGAACTGCCGGCTTCCATCCATTGTCTTCAAGCCTGGGGACGACTGCTGGAACTCTTGCGGCAGGGCCCGGTCCCGCGACCGGGATTTCTCCTCCATTCCTATGGAGGACCGGTGGAAATGATTCCCGCCCTCGTCAAACTGGGAGCTTACTTTTCGTTTCCCGGCTACTTCATGCACGAACGCAAAGCGCGGCAGCGGGCGGCATTTCAAGTCGTGCCTGCGGACCGGTTATTGATCGAAACGGATGCGCCAGACCAGCCGTTGCCTGAGGATCGAATTCGATTCCGCCTGGAACCCGTCGCGGGTGGGCGAACTCCCAATCATCCGGCGAACTTGGCGGCGGTGGCGGAGTTCCTCGCGGGGTGGCTGGGCCAGGATCTCGCGATTCTTTGCTCGCAACTTGAAGAGAATTTCTGTCGATTGTTCGGAACGCTTTTCAAAAGTCATCCACCAAGGATCGAACGGGTGGAGTGAAACGAGTCGAACCGCTCCAGGAACGGAACCAAAAGCAGGAGAAAAACCAAGCCTGACGAGAACGGGACCAAGCCAGCCCAGAAGATCCGACATGGACCTGAACCTAAGCGCCGATCAGGATGGGACCGTCAAGGCAGGCAGACTCAAGCCGTGTCCACGGCTTGATCGTCGGTTGGCATCTTGTTGACTTGTCCGTCATCTGAAAACGCGTCGTGAACAAGGAACCTTTCAAACGCAAACTGCTGGATCTCGCGTTTTCAAACCACGGCTCTCAGTGGCTCAGGTTCCTTCGCGCCCATCGATGGAAGCCCGAACCGATGCGCCGGGTACATGCTTATGGAGTCGGACTTCCGCGTCCCGGCACTCATTCCATCGCCGGATTGTTGGGACGGTCCCTGAGGTCCGAACACGAACCTCTGGCGGCGACGACGCTCCGGGAAATCCGGTTATGGCAACAGGGGAAACGCACGGATGAAACACACCGAACCTTTCTCCTCCTTCGAGACCGCCATCTGGGGTTTGAGGTGGAGGCTTCCCACTTCTTGGTTTATTCGACCCCGATGCTGGCGGAATTGTTCCCGCGGGCGAGGTTCGTGTTCACGGTGAGGGAACCCGCGAGTTGGCTGGATTCGGAAATGACCCAGAATTTAGTGACCGACGCCTTGCCGGGCCGGGAATGGCGGGAATACGAAGAGCACCGTTACAGTGGCCGGGTGCGCCCGGGCGAAACGCCTGTTCTGCCCGCCAACGCGCGGCTATTCCCGCTGCAGGCTTATCTACGATACTGGGTTGATCACTGCGACCGCATCCTGAAGGCGGTGCCACCCGATCGCTTGCTGCTGGTCTTCACGCACGAACTGACACAAAGAGTGGACGAAGTGGCAAGGTTCGTTGGCGTCGCCCCGGACACCCTGGACCTTTCATCCAAGCAGTTGGACAGCAATGAAAAGCGACGACGCGGAGACGCGGCGCAGGAGTTCGGACGGGATCGTGTGGTGCAAGGCATTCGCGAAATCTGCCTGCCCTGGATTCAAGCCCAACTCCCGGCCCTGATCCCGGCCTTGGCGGAACGCGGAGTCGCTTAGCCCGCCTATTTCACGCACGAGACGCCCGGTGAGGACACCGGGCCTCCAAACAGAGAGGCCGTCGCGATTATAGGCCGCGTGCCCTCACGCGGCACGCTTTCCCGAATTCAAGCTCGAGTGTGAAATAGGCGGGTTGGCGCCTGCATCCACCCTCTCAATACAACCCAGCAATGGAGCTGGCCATATTCCGGGAGGTCGAGCCCATGCCAAAGGTTCGGGCCGACTTTTCCAAGCGACCGACAATGGCCTCAAATTCGGCCAGACTCAATGGACGCGTGGCGAGAATGAGGGCGGAAACGCGCCAAAGATAGTCATGCAGAGATCCGAGACTCTTGCCGTCGGGCCGTTTGCGCAACGCGACGAAAATCTCTTCCAGCTCGGCGTCTCGGGGCGGCTTCACGACCCGTGTGTACTGCGTCAGGTGTTGGTCGAAGATGGAGAACTCCATCAAATAGGCCGAGGGGTAGTCTCTTAGCTCAGGAGGCTTCGCCTCCCCGCGGCATAACTCCCGGAGTGGCGGCGCATTCCACAACTTGACGTCCTCGCCATGGACAAAAGGAATTTGAGATCGTGCAAAGCCACTCGGCTCGACCGAAGCGTCCTCGGACTGCATCACCGGAATGAGGAAGTTCGTCGAAGGCTCACTGGCCGTGCCAAGTCCCTTCGAAAATTCGAGAAAGGACGGAATGTATCGGTCGGGATCGTAAAAGCTCTTTGCACGGTGAGTCACGCCTTGGTCTCGACCGTTCCGCCCCAGACTTCAAGCAGGAAATGAGAGATCCAAACTGCGGGCGCCAGGGCCAACTGAAATCCTCGGAGCGAGGAGCCGACCCACTGCGGACCGGACTCGAACCGGCAGGCCGACGGCAGATTTTTGGCGGGCTATACAATGCAACGATGCCGGGGCGAACAGCCGCACACCGGGATGACGGGGGGTCGGTCAGAAAAGACGGTGTTCCGATCGGAACCTCATTTGTGTCCGTGCCGCCGCGATGACCCGCAACCGCCCACGCCGATTCGCACCTGCACTCGGTTCGAATCCTTTCATCCGCGTCTCCGTGTATCCCGATGTTGTTGGTAGGGCGGGCCTGTTCCAGCCCGCCGCCCACGGGATGCAAAACATCATGCTCCGGCGGCGCGCCGGGACGGACGCGCCCTACCTGCATCACCGGCAACATCGGCAACATCGGGATACACCGTCCGCGTTTCCGAAGCAGCTTCATCGCTTGAGTAAATCACGACGTTGGGCATGATGACCGGCATGATCCGCGATTCCGATTCCTCCCGACGAAGTTTCATTCAACGCGTCAGCGCAGCATCCGCCGCATCGATCATCCCGTCACCCGCGTGGAGCGGGTCCAAGCCCGGCTTCCGCATCGCGCCCTTCCGCTTCCCGGTGACGCCTCCCGTGGGACACCCGCTTTGCGGTGGCTGGATTGCCCCGGTGGCAGCCATCGAGGACGATCTGGAAGCGGTGGGATTCGTTCTCCTCGGCGCATCGGACCCCATTGTCGTGTGTGCGGTGGACTGGACCGGTTTGCTTAACGACGCGTATCAGGTCTGGAGGTCTGCATTGGCAGAGGCGGCTGGCACCACGCCGGACCGGGTAGCGGTCCAGTGTGTGCATCAACACGACGCGCCTTTCGTCTGCCTGGCCGGGCAGAGGTTGCTCGATGAAGCCCGCAGCGGGCTGAGCGTCGTCGCTCTCGATTTTTTTCACCGGTGTCTATCCGCGGGTCGTGCCGCGGTACGCGAGGCGTTGCCCAAAGCCCGCCCCGTGACGCACGTGGGATTCGGATCCGCGGTGGTGGACCGCATCGCGAGCAACCGTAGGGTCGATCAAGGTCCCGATGGCAAAGTTCGCAAAATGCGAGGCAGCTCCTGCCGCGATGCGGACTTGATCGCCATGCCTGAAGGCCTGATAGATCCCCTCTTGAGGACGGTCGCGTTTTTCGAGGAAGACCGAAAGATCGCGGCGTGCCATTATTACGCGACCCATCCGATGAGCCATTATGGGCAGGGCCGAGTCAGTTCGGATTTTGCCGGGCTCGCCCGCAAGCGACTGCAAGCGGAGGAACCTGACTGCCACCACATCTACTTCACGGGGTGTGCCGGCAATCTGGCGGCCGGGAAATACAACGACGGCTCGCCCGCCGCGCGAATTCAGCTCACTCAGCGACTGTTCGAGGCCTTGAAATCCTCGCAGTCGGCCATGCCACGAAGCCCGCTCGATCGAGTGCGCTGGCGCACCCATCGGTTCCGCCCTGAAGCTCCGCCTCAGCCCGCCATGGACGAACTCCGTGCCATCGTCCGGAAGACCGATGCTTCCCGGGTGGACCGCATCCGTTCCGCCATGCGGCTCGCCTACACGGAGCGGTTGCGAAATCACGCACCGATCCTGCTCACCGCCTTGGAACTCAATGAAGGCTCCATCCTTCACCTGCCTTCCGAATGTTTCGTCGAGTATCAACTTCGCGCCCAATCGATGCGCCGGGGCCAATTCGTCGCCTCGGCAGCCTACGGTGATGGAGGCCCCTGGTATATTCCCACCCGTGACGAATATCCTCGCGGCGGTTATGAAGTTTCCATGGCTTTCAGCGCCGACAGCATTGATGCCCTGCTGACGGCCGGAATCAAGGATCTGCTGAGCACCTGAAGTTTCCTGGAGCGCACCCCTCGGAAAGACCGCCTTTTCCATTGCCTCCCCCGCTCGCCACGGGCTAATCCTTGGCTATGCACTCGACACGACTTGCCTCCCGTCTTTTCCTCCTGCTCTCGGGCCTCCTGACACTGATCCAACCGCAAGCCGCCGAGAAGTTCGAGTCGGTGCTGACTCCCGATCCGTTGATGGGCAACTACGAAGGCACCTGGACGGCGCCGGACGGCAAATTCAAACTCAGCGCCCAGGTGCGATCGCTGGGATCAGGACAATACGACGGCTTCCTGCTCCTCATCCGTGACAAAAACCATGTCGCCGCGGTGCAACTGAAGTCGGGCGGTGCCAACGAATCCGGGGCTGTGAAAATTTCCGGCCTGTCGCTGCCGGCAAAACCCGGCGGCGAGTTGCAGCCCAAGGTAACCGTGGAAGCCCGCCTCCGAGACGGAATCTTCGAAGGCACGTTCTCGGGCGACTTGGGACAGGGCCATTTTCGCGGAGACAAAATCGTCCGGCAACCGGACAGCTTGGGAGCCAGGCCGCCTTCGGACGCGATTGTCTTGTTCGACGGCAAGGACACCAGCAGGTTTACCAATTTCAACTGGAAGGTCCTGGGGGACGGAGCCATGGAAGTCGGGGGCAACAACATTGTGACTTCCGAGAAATTGGGGAGTTTCAAGCTTCACCTGGAATTCAAGACGCCGTTCATGCCCAAAGCCCGCGGCCAGGCCCGCGGTAACAGCGGAGTGTATCTCCAATCCATTTACGAAGTGCAGGTGCTCGACTCTTTCGGTTTGCTGCCTTTGCAAATCAACGACTGCAGCAGCATCTATGGAGTGAAAGCGGCCAGCGGCAATGCCTGTTTGCCCCCTTTGCAATGGCAGACATATGACATCACCTTTCGCGAAGGCAAAGCGGGAGCTCCGCCTGCCATCACCGTCGTTCACAACGGTGTGACCGTTGTCGATCAAGCCCCGGTACCCTCCCAACTCGTGGGCAAGGGCGGCGGTGGAGGCATCCCCCACGGCGGCTTCTTGATGCTCCAGAATCACGGTGATCCCGTACAATACCGTAACATCTGGGCAGTACGGCTCGGGGATCTGTAACGGCGGCTTCCTCCACAACCTTTCCCCAGGGTCAGCGTCGATTCGCACCGGCTGCCTCATTTCCCTCCCATGGTCAGGAATTTTGTTCACGCGTCGCGGAGGCGGTCCGCCTCGCAATTCCTCTGGTTCGTCGGCCTGGTGTTCGCCGTGGCACCCTTGCTGAGAGCCCAGTTCTCAGCGCTTCCCTTGCGTGTTTTCTCCGAAAACGTGCAGATGGGCGCCGAACCCCGCACCACGTTGGTCCTCGGCCGCGACGGCATGCTTTACGGAGCCACCCTGCTGGCGGGTGGCACGCTCAAAGGCACGCTTTTTCGCATGCGGACGGACGGAGGCGATTATCGTATCCTTCACCGATTCACCTCGACCGAGCCGGATCTTGGCTCGAGTCCCTACGGGCGGCTGCTCGAAGCCGGGGACGGGCATTTCTACGGCACCACCTACGAGGGAGGGCCCGCTAATCGTGGTGTCATTTATCGACTGGAACGCGGGACCTGGGTTTTCACCGTCTTGCACGCTTTCACGGGCGGAACCAACGACGCCGCCAAACCCTACGGAGGTTTGGTCGAGGGCAGTGACGGCGCACTCTACGGGACCACATTCCTGGGTGGCGCGTCCAACCGAGGATCCTTTTTCAGGATTCGCAAGGACGGCACGGGCTTCGCGGCGCTCAAGCATTTCAGCGATGCGCCGGGCGACGCGTCGCAGCCCACATCGACATTGCTCAAGGGTTCCGACGGGCGATTCTACGGCACTTCCTATCTTGGCGGCGCGTCCAGCATTGGAACGGTGTTCCGCATCCAAGAGGATGGTTCGGGCTTCACTCTTCTGCAAAGTTTCACCGGACAAGGCGGGGATGGATCCTATCCGTTCGGCGGCTTGATCGAAGGGGTCGATGGATTGCTCTACGGCACGACCTCCGCGGGCGGCCAGAGTCAGTTTGGAACCCTTTTCAAGCTGGGAAAGGATGGTTCCGGCTACACCTTGTTGCATCGCTTCAACACTCTGGAGGCGGGTGGACATCAGCCCTACGGCGAGCTCTTCCAGGCCAGGAGCGGATTGTTGTATGGCACCACTGCGTTCGGGGGGACCAACGATCAAGGGACGGTGTTTCAAATTGCCACCAACGGCACTTCTTACATCATTCACCGGCGCTTTCAGGGCGGACTCGCTGATGGCGCCGTTTCTTACGCGGGGCTGGCGCAAGATGCAGACGGATGGTTGCACGGCGTCGCCGTGACCGGAGGATCCGTCGACTCGGGCCTGGCGTTTCGAATGCGGCCTGATGGTTCGGGTTATTCGATCTCGCATCAATTCGCCGGCACCGAGGGGGAAGCAGCGAGCCCCTACACCGCCCTGATCGAGGGGCGGGACGGAATCCTTTACGGAACGACCTTCCAAGGCGGCCACACCAATTTG
The genomic region above belongs to Verrucomicrobiota bacterium and contains:
- a CDS encoding PA0069 family radical SAM protein, producing the protein MNDSGPTTPPKAASRRGTDSRVANRFSPLHLEPDPEAESPPDAPATQFLPDHSATVISRNDSPDLGFEVSLNPYRGCEHGCAYCYARPTHEYLGFSAGLDFESKIMFKPRAPELLARELCAPGWQPKWMALSGVTDPYQPVESRMTITRRCLEVLAEFRQPVTIVTKNQLVARDIDLLAILAEYHAISVYVSITTLDPGLRSRLEPRTSPPAGRLAAIRALRKAGIPVGVLTAPIIPGLNDSEIPAILNAAAEAGASFASYTLLRLPLAVKPIFLEWLDRAAPLGKNKILANLRDVRDGHLNSSEFGERMRGTGPAAQRLRDWFRISRTRSGLAPRGPELSSASFQVPPRVLKSLRESKGQLELF
- a CDS encoding TatD family deoxyribonuclease, with product MVRLFDAHNHLQDDRLAPHRDAIIRETRAAGVQAMVVNGSCEKDWPLVARLAQENSGWVLPSFGYHPWSIHERTPEWKAVLQQQLESTPGGIGEIGLDRWKTGLDYAGQEPVFLEQLALAADRELPASIHCLQAWGRLLELLRQGPVPRPGFLLHSYGGPVEMIPALVKLGAYFSFPGYFMHERKARQRAAFQVVPADRLLIETDAPDQPLPEDRIRFRLEPVAGGRTPNHPANLAAVAEFLAGWLGQDLAILCSQLEENFCRLFGTLFKSHPPRIERVE
- a CDS encoding DUF1080 domain-containing protein, which translates into the protein MGARPPSDAIVLFDGKDTSRFTNFNWKVLGDGAMEVGGNNIVTSEKLGSFKLHLEFKTPFMPKARGQARGNSGVYLQSIYEVQVLDSFGLLPLQINDCSSIYGVKAASGNACLPPLQWQTYDITFREGKAGAPPAITVVHNGVTVVDQAPVPSQLVGKGGGGGIPHGGFLMLQNHGDPVQYRNIWAVRLGDL